A genomic stretch from Aedes albopictus strain Foshan chromosome 2, AalbF5, whole genome shotgun sequence includes:
- the LOC134286394 gene encoding uncharacterized protein LOC134286394 yields MSSYSRIKPFDVTAEASSLPALWETWKSDLECFFLAHNIEAQRDKRAQLAYLGGPALQELLRHFPGTNQVPHVAVDPPYYDVAIKCLDDYFEPFRRKTYERHIFHQIVQQPEERFADFVLRLRKQIARCNYDACVTDELIADRITQGCKSQELRTRLLQKDRSLEEIIALGTSLAESQDQSKKLSKPNIQSRPEFEVNAVANPPFRPFQKRRAYISPGNQNRTQLGQQPNNRFTCYGCGRRGHVQGSNDCPAKETKCAACGKQGHWAKRCYGTRQGFKRRPIDSISEPKVKRIRAIQEETEEGQSTDFVFYAMGRNVFTFKVGGVDIPMTIDSGADANIITRNVWDQMKEAGVKVMNATTKIDRSLIAYGAGEPLKMAGMFQAEIKAVNNKVEAKFYVVENGQRCLLGDRTAKDLQVLKVGYDIEAIETKRRIPFPKIRGVKVEIPINQEVQPVQQAYRRPPIAMEEKIEEKLRSLLELDIIERAPGPSPWVSPVVPVLKDSGEVRLCIDMRRANQAVLRETHPLPLVDELLSSVSGAVLFSKLDIKEAYHQVELSERSRPITTFITKYGLYR; encoded by the coding sequence ATGTCGTCATATAGTCGTATTAAACCATTTGACGTTACAGCGGAAGCTAGCAGTCTTCCAGCTTTGTGGGAAACGTGGAAAAGTGACTTGGAGTGTTTTTTCCTGGCACATAATATCGAGGCACAGCGGGACAAACGGGCCCAGTTGGCCTACCTTGGCGGTCCGGCCCTTCAAGAACTGCTACGGCATTTTCCTGGGACAAATCAAGTACCTCATGTGGCTGTCGACCCACCGTACTATGATGTGGCCATCAAATGCCTGGATGACTATTTTGAGCCATTTCGCCGTAAGACGTATGAGCGGCATATCTTCCATCAGATTGTTCAACAACCGGAAGAAAGATTTGCGGATTTTGTTTTGCGGTTGCGGAAGCAGATTGCTAGATGCAATTACGACGCATGTGTAACAGATGAGTTGATTGCCGACCGCATCACACAAGGCTGCAAGTCACAGGAGTTAAGAACAAGACTTCTGCAGAAAGACCGGTCACTTGAAGAGATTATCGCGTTGGGTACAAGTTTGGCCGAATCGCAGGACCAATCGAAAAAATTGTCGAAACCCAACATCCAAAGCAGGCCGGAATTCGAAGTGAACGCTGTTGCAAATCCACCGTTTCGTCCTTTCCAGAAACGTAGGgcatacatttctccaggaaaccagAATCGTACACAGCTTGGTCAACAGCCGAATAATCGCTTCACTTGCTACGGATGTGGACGCCGTGGACACGTGCAGGGAAGCAACGATTGCCCGGCGAAAGAAACAAAATGCGCGGCTTGTGGGAAACAAGGACACTGGGCGAAGAGATGTTATGGTACAAGGCAGGGATTCAAACGCCGGCCCATCGACAGTATTTCAGAACCAAAGGTCAAACGTATCCGGGCGATTCAGGAAGAAACCGAGGAAGGTCAAAGCACAGATTTCGTATTCTACGCGATGGGTCGGAACGTTTTCACGTTTAAGGTAGGAGGAGTTGACATACCGATGACGATTGATTCTGGCGCGGATGCCAACATTATAACAAGGAATGTCTGGGACCAAATGAAGGAGGCTGGAGTAAAGGTGATGAATGCCACAACTAAAATTGACAGGTCGCTGATCGCGTATGGAGCCGGAGAACCATTGAAGATGGCGGGAATGTTCCAAGCAGAGATTAAGGCAGTAAACAACAAAGTCGAAGCAAAGTTTTATGTCGTCGAAAACGGTCAACGCTGCTTGTTGGGTGATCGCACGGCCAAGGATCTGCAGGTTCTCAAGGTTGGATACGACATTGAAGCGATCGAAACCAAGCGCCGTATTCCCTTTCCGAAGATTCGGGGAGTGAAGGTTGAAATACCTATCAACCAAGAAGTGCAACCAGTACAACAAGCGTATAGACGACCACCGATTGCGATGGAAGAAAAGATCGAAGAGAAGTTGCGATCACTTCTTGAGCTAGATATTATCGAGCGGGCTCCAGGTCCGTCACCATGGGTGTCGCCAGTAGTACCCGTCCTCAAGGATTCTGGAGAAGTCCGACTGTGCATTGACATGCGTCGGGCCAATCAAGCGGTGCTCCGTGAAACTCATCCCTTACCGTTAGTGGATGAGCTCTTGTCATCGGTCTCCGGCGCAGTGCTCTTTTCGAAACTGGACATTAAGGAAGCGTACCATCAGGTCGAGTTGTCCGAAAGATCAAGACCCATAACGACTTTCATCACCAAGTATGGTCTCTACAGGTAG
- the LOC134287057 gene encoding syntaxin-8-like encodes MALINIDGDPWLSDLDACERLSNEIQSHLVARNRQGQLSPEYSSISGQVRVRLKQFGSELEQLNKKLRYISGALTSAEAERRQRLVEALQSKHVQLQKQFSTVEASAERASLFAPGSNRLFDDDDDDPALIRPESSYTVNDLRAQQTRILEDQNEGLEALSKVISRQKVLASQIGNEVDRHNEILDDIADTMETTDSRLNRETRQIGVVTEQDSSTRGYWVVIGVLALAIVLVSILL; translated from the exons ATGGCCCTCATCAACATAGATGGTGATCCATG GCTCAGCGACTTGGATGCGTGCGAACGGCTGAGCAACGAAATCCAGTCCCATCTGGTGGCCCGCAACCGGCAGGGTCAGCTGTCGCCTGAGTACTCGTCCATTTCCGGCCAGGTCCGGGTGCGGCTGAAGCAGTTCGGTTCCGAGCTGGAACAGTTGAACAAAAAGCTACGCTACATATCCGGTGCGCTGACGTCGGCCGAAGCGGAACGCCGCCAGCGGTTGGTCGAGGCGCTCCAATCGAAGCACGTCCAGCTGCAGAAACAGTTCAGCACCGTGGAGGCGTCGGCCGAGCGGGCCAGCTTGTTCGCGCCTGGAAGCAACCGGCtgttcgacgacgacgatgacgacccgGCACTGATCCGGCCGGAATCCAGCTACACGGTGAATGATCTGCGCGCCCAGCAAACGCGAATACTGGAGGATCAGAACGAGGGGCTGGAAGCGCTGTCCAAGGTTATTTCAAGGCAGAAGGTGCTGGCGTCGCAGATCGGGAACGAGGTCGATCGACACAATG AAATTTTGGATGACATAGCAGACACTATGGAAACCACGGATTCCCGATTGAATCGGGAAACGCGCCAGATTGGTGTCGTGACGGAACAGGATTCCTCGACGCGTGGCTATTGGGTGGTTATCGGAGTGTTGGCTTTGGCTATTGTTTTAGTGTCGATTTTGCTGTAG